In the Triticum aestivum cultivar Chinese Spring chromosome 2B, IWGSC CS RefSeq v2.1, whole genome shotgun sequence genome, TGAATTATGCATGGCACAAATCTGGGTCCATGGTCATGACACGGCATGTCAGGCGTCCGGCAAGATAtgagttttttttagtttttttttgcgtTGCTCTTTAATCTCCAACTATCAATGTATATATAATTTCACCAGACTACGAAGAATAGATGCTAATGCTCCTGATACtagctttctttttctttttttggcagcATGGCCATGGTACGTGTTTGTCTCATCAGGAGTAATCAGAGTAGCTGGAAAGAGCATAGGGATATATACTATCAACACTTGCACCGTGAGTGTTTGGCAGAGTGGCAGACACAACACCGAAGCATATTTTAGTTCTCTCATGCAATGTTTTTGCTTTTCTTCTCAATGTGAGATGGCCAAGGGTACTTAGGTAAAAAACATGTCTTTCCTATAATGTGTGTAATCTATGGTTATGTGTTTAACAAAGTAATTTAGCGGATTACCATTTCTATTTTCAGGAGAATAACTATTATGTTGCTACCAGAAAGGTAACACAGTCTTCTTCATTTGTCTCCTACATATCCCTGCTGTATTGAGTATTGAACTACTTATTGCATATCCCATGAACTCTCAGCATTCTTCGACATGCTCTTTTGGCAGACACGAATGTTCCCTTTATAGCCTGAGAGTTCCCTTTATCCATATCCCTCCCTCTACTGCTGGCAAACATGTTGTCTTGGAGAGACATAATATACATCTTACAAGGAAAACAGGAGTATAGTAATATGTTTGATTTCTCTTGACACCTTTCTTATGCGTTGCTATTAATGTAACTGTGCGTCTCCCATCCAAGGTTTCAAACATCATGGCCCAGCTAAGAAGTATGTTCATATTTCACATACCGTGGTCAAGGCATGTAGCATCATGTGTGATGGATGTGAAGTATACAGATGGTTGTTTTTGGCCTTGCGGCTATTTAAAACCATGGTTGCAGACAAAACTACCTGGAAGGCTGTAGTTGTTTTTGGTCTGAATAAGATCGAATTTAATCACCACAACAAGTCGTCAGTGTTAGTTTGTGCTTTGCACAAGGTGCTTGACATGTAATTTAATCATTATATTTGTGACTGTCATCGAGTAAAACCAAAAATGTAACAATTGCTATTACTTTGTTTATTCAGCTCCTAACTTATTGTCCATTGAATTTCATGTGAAAGATATGGTTTAGCATAACCATTCAGATAGGTTTTTACACTGAAAATGTTTAATTCTTCAAAAACAGATATACTTCTAATGGTAAACCTTACTAATTTGAACTGTTAAAATAGAATCATGTGTTTCAACCATCTTGATTATATATTTCTTTTCCCAAGatggacgggcgcagcaacgcacGCCTTCATGTTCTAGTAATCTCTGTAAGGTGTGGATGCATGTTCCACCAGACTGTATCTTACAGGTTGTAGCGGACGAAATCCCTGGTTGGGAGGTTTAAATAAAGTTCGGTGtgagttttagaaaaaaagaagaaaaaagtgaaaaaaaaacggAAGAAAAAATAAATCTCTGAATTCTTTGTTCGCCGCTGGACCGGCCCATTCTGGCAGCTCTTGACGCGAGTCGCGCCCCATCCCTGCCTCCCGCTGTGGCCGCTGCTTGTGCCGCCGCCGGCGGTGGCTAAGCCAGCTACTGACGCCACCGCCGCTTTTATCTTGTCAGCCTTACATGTGCCTCCCCGGCGATTTCCCTTGCATGTGCCTCACATCATCGCGCCGTCGTGTCCATNNNNNNNNNNNNNNNNNNNNNNNNNNNNNNNNNNNNNNNNNNNNNNNNNNNNNNNNNNNNNNNNNNNNNNNNNNNNNNNNNNNNNNNNNNNNNNNNNNNNNNNNNNNNNNNNNNNNNNNNNNNNNNNNNNNNNNNNNNNNNNNNNNNNNNNNNNNNNNNNNNNNNNNNNNNNNNNNNNNNNNNNNNNNNNNNNNNNNNNNNNNNNNNNNNNNNNNNNNNNNNNNNNNNNNNNNNNNNNNNNNNNNNNNNNNNNNNNNNNNNNNNNNNNNNNNNNNNNNNNNNNNNNNNNNNNNNNNNNNNNNNNNNNNNNNNNNNNNNNNNNNNNNNNNNNNNNNNNNNNNNNNNNNNNNNNNNNNNNNNNNNNNNNNNNNNNNNNNNNNNNNNNNNNNNNNNNNNNNNNNNNNNNNNNNNNNNNNNNNNNNNNNNNNNNNNNNNNNNNNNNNNNNNNNNNNNNNNNNNNNNNNNNNNNNNNNNNNNNNNNNNNNNNNNNNNNNNNNNNNNNNNNATGGACCCGCCACGCTTACCGCCGGTATACTAGTCGCTCGGCTTGGTGCGCCGCACTCCCCTACGCCGTCGGCGTCCGCCGACACCATCGCCGCGAGCCACCCCGCTGGAGCTCCACCTGACGGTAACCAATTTCTTACCATTATCCCCTTTCCTGTTCTTCAGTAAGAATACTACTTGTGCAgttttactactactagtacttctTAGCCCACGCTTTCGTATGCCGCCAAGAGCAAGTTTGTCCGCTGTACGCAACACAACGAAAAGGCTATAGCCTGCTAGAAGATATTTCTTGGTGCGAACCTCCCCACGGAGACCAGAGCAGCAGCCAATGCTGAATAATAATACTCACTCTTGCACCTTGTATTGTGTGGTCATCTGAGACTCCTGCAAATGTGATTGACTGATGAGCTAATTTCAACAAAAGCCACACAAAAGCCAGAGCAGCGTTTTCCTCTACTACCTTGTGGCCTTAGATCGTCCAAGGCTCCGATCAAGCAATCGATTCCGAAGCATCTTCATGCCATTCTCCCTCTAAAAATATCCCTTGCCTTTGATCCTCACAGCAGAGACATGAGGCATCTGCGAGAGAAGGCTGAATAGGTATGGCTCCCCTCCAAGTTTTTGTCCTCCTGTCACTGATTTGTCTCTGCAAATCCGACGACCGCCTTACTCCCGCAAAGCCACTCGccgccggcgacaagctcgtctCAGACAATGGTGTCTTTGCTCTTGGCTTCTTCTACCCAAAGAACTCAACTGCAGACTCATATGTCGGCATATGGTACAACAACATCCCTGAGCCTACATATGTGTGGGTTGCTAACCGCGACAACCCAATCACCAACGCTTCTCCTGGGAAGCTGGTTCTGACCAACAACTCCGACCTCATCTTGTCTGACTCCCAAGGCCGCGCTCTTTGGACAACCATGAACAACTTCACATCCGGAACCACCGGAAACGCTGCTATACTGCTCGACTCTGGAAACTTGGTCATCCGGATGCCAAACGGCACAGACATATGGCAGAGCTTCCATCACCCAACCGACACCATCCTCCCCGGCATGCCTTTACCACTGAGTGCAAATGATGACATCTACACTCGCCTTGTTGCTTGGAGGGGTCCTGATGAACCAGCCAGCAGCGACTACTCCATGGGCGGTGACCCTAGTTCGGACCTCCAGGTTGTCATCTGGAATGGGACGAGACCGTATTGGCGCAGGTCTGCGTGGAATGGTGAACTGGTCACTGCCTCGTATCAAGGTAGCGCTGGCTTCATCATGACCCTAAGAATTGTCTACAGAGGGGATAAGTTATACATGACATTCACCGTCTCCGACGATTCGCCAAGCATGCGAATGGTGCTGCACTACACGGGCATGTTCAGGTTTCTGGCGTGGAACAGCAACTCGTCAACATGGGAGGTTTTCACAGAGCAGCCAAGTCCTAGCTGTGACTGCTACGCCTATTGCGGACCATTTGGCTACTGTGATGCCACTGAAACAGTTCCGAAATGCAACTGCCTCAGTGGGTTTGAGCCTGATGGTGTTAACTTCTCCAGAGGGTGTCGGAGAAAGGAGGATCTGAAATGTGATGGTGGCGATAATTTCTTGACCTTGAGAGGTATGAAGATCCCCGATAAGTTTGTATATGTCAGGAACAGAGGCATCGACCAATGCAGAGCAGAGTGCAGCCGTAGTTGCAATTGCACTGCGTATGCTTATGCTAACCTGCAAAATGGCAGCACGTCTGATGACGTGTCAAGGTGCTTGATTTGGTTGGGGGAGCTTGTCGATACGGGAAAGTTTCGTGATGGCGAGAACCTGTACCTCCGTCTAGCCAGCTCAACAGGTATACATCTTTCCTTGTGCGCTTTTGTACGGCGTGACATATCCCTTCTATCTTGAATGCTAGATGTGGTTTGGGATGACACAATAATTACGACAAACACAACATCGCAAGAAATGTGTATCAAATTTTGAAAGCATCATTCTCTTGCTGGACTATATTTCTGTCTTTCTGCAGTTGAGAAACAGAGTAATGTATCGAAGATTGTGCTCCCAGAAATGGCTAGATGCGGTTAGGAAGATGATGTACTGATCAGTGATCACGACAAACACAACACCAGCAAAAAATGCATGTTATATTTTGAAAGCATCATTCTCTTCCTAAATTTCTGGCTTTTTGCAGTTGACAAGGAGAGTAGTGTATTGAAGATTGTACTCCCAATAATAATTGCTAGTATTCTAATACTCACATGCGTCAGCCTTGTGTGGATATGCAAGTCAAGAGGTAAAAACAATATTTGCTCCCTTTTACAGGATGCAATTCATGAGTTATTCATAAGAAACAATATTGATACAAAGCTATTTCTGTAGGCAAACGACGAATCAAGAAAATTAAGAATAAATATGCACGACAACAGTCGAAAAATTCCAAATCTATCGAACTTGAGAACGAAACCATAGAACTTCCATATATTTGCTTTGAAGATGTTGTTACTGCAACGGACAATTTCTCAGACTACAACATGCTCGGGAAAGGTGGCTTCGGGAAAGTTTACAAGGTAAAAAAATTTAACCTGATCATCGTCGATACAAAAAAGTTCCCATCTTTTGTTCAATTGAAGAATGATGTGTTGTTTAGGGACGGTCACAAGGTGGCTATGAAGTTGCTGTCAAAAGGCTAAGTAAGAGTTCTGGTCAAGGGGCTGACGAGTTCAGAAATGAAGTGGTTCTGATTGCCAAATTGCAGCATAGAAACTTAGTTAGGCTTCTTGGTTACTGCACTCACGAAGATGAGAAGTTATTGATATATGAATACTTACCTAACAAAAGCTTAGACGCCTTCCTTTTTGGTATGTTCTGCTCTCATGGTCATGTCTCATCATTCTTAGAATCACTGAATTTGTGATGGTTGTTAATGCTTTGAACTTTGCACTTTTCTTGCAAGATGCCACAAGAAATTTTGTGCTTGATTGGCCGATCCGGTTTAAGGTAATTAAAGGGATAGCGAGAGGGCTTCTTTATCTCCATCAAGATTCAAGGCTAACAATAATCCATAGAGATCTCAAAGCAAGCAATGTCTTGTTAGATGCGGAAATGAACCCTAAAATATCAGATTTTGGTATGGCAAGGATCTTTGGAGGAAATGAACAACAAGTGAACACTGTCCGTGTTGTTGGGACATAGTAAGTAATATATGCACCAGGTAAAGGTTAAGATGGTAATTTTCTTCAACTTAACTAATTCATTTTTTTTTGAATGATTCAAACAGCGGTTACATGTCTCCTGAATATGCAATGGAAGGTTCCTTTTCTGTCAAGTCTGACACCTATAGCTTTGGTGTTCTACTCTTGGAGATTGTAAGCGGGTTAAAGATCAGTTCATCCCATCTCGTCATGGACTTTCCAAGCCTTATAGCTTATGTAAGTTCACTAAAATGCTCGAAAGTTTAACAAAtccaaaaatcatattaaattgatAATTTTATTGACTTAGGCATGGAGCTTATGGAAAGATGGAAATGCAAGAGAATTGGTGGACTCGTCCATTACGGAGATCTGTCCACTTCATGAAGTTCTGCGGTGTATTCAGTTAGGTCTCTTGTGTGTTCAAGACGATCCAAGTGCTCGTCCACTCATGTCATCCACCGTGTTCATGTTAGAAAATGAAACAGCCCCGCTTCCTACTCCAAAGGAGCCTGTATATTTTAGGCATCGGAAGTATGAAGTTGAAGACCAAAGGCATGACTATGACCTGGAAATGTCTCTTAATGGCATGACTATGACAATGGAAGAGGGGCGTTAAATGTGTAGTTCAATTGTTTTCCTTTTTGTAAAGTTATCTATTTTCATAGACGGATTCCATATTCTGTGAACTGCACTAGTGGAAGACCACCTGATCATGTGTGGATCACTACTTACGCAGTTGTTCCCTCTTAATGAATTTTCTGCATCCCAGCTTCCTCAGTTAGTCAATGGGTCTGGAACTCTGAATTGCTGTACTGGTAACAAGGCTGATAGAAACTCCATGTTTTCTCTGAGCTGTGCAACTGAATCATAATGCAGCAGGAAGAACTGAGATGGTACACATGGAGTATTAATTCAGGTGCCTGCAATGTGCCCCCTGAATGAACTATTTTCCTCCAAGGCGCCTTCTTTTAGGGTATAAGACATTGTTTGATACGGGAAATGTGGGCCGTATGGTCGTAGTACAGCGTGTTTGTTCATGCCTTCATGGTACGTCGCTTCTTTGAAATTCTGCTATAATCCTGAACCCTG is a window encoding:
- the LOC123047265 gene encoding G-type lectin S-receptor-like serine/threonine-protein kinase B120 (The sequence of the model RefSeq protein was modified relative to this genomic sequence to represent the inferred CDS: added 56 bases not found in genome assembly); this encodes MAPLQVFVLLSLICLCKSEKPLAAGDKLVSDNGVFALGFFYPKNSTADSYVGIWYNNIPEPTYVWVANRDNPITNASPGKLVLTNNSDLILSDSQGRALWTTMNNFTSGTTGNAAILLDSGNLVIRMPNGTDIWQSFHHPTDTILPGMPLPLSANDDIYTRLVAWRGPDEPASSDYSMGGDPSSDLQVVIWNGTRPYWRRSAWNGELVTASYQGSAGFIMTLRIVYRGDKLYMTFTVSDDSPSMRMVLHYTGMFRFLAWNSNSSTWEVFTEQPSPSCDCYAYCGPFGYCDATETVPKCNCLSGFEPDGVNFSRGCRRKEDLKCDGGDNFLTLRGMKIPDKFVYVRNRGIDQCRAECSRSCNCTAYAYANLQNGSTSDDVSRCLIWLGELVDTGKFRDGENLYLRLASSTVDKESSVLKIVLPIIIASILILTCVSLVWICKSRGKRRIKKIKNKYARQQSKNSKSIELENETIELPYICFEDVVTATDNFSDYNMLGKGGFGKVYKGRSQGGYEVAVKRLSKSSGQGADEFRNEVVLIAKLQHRNLVRLLGYCTHEDEKLLIYEYLPNKSLDAFLFDATRNFVLDWPIRFKVIKGIARGLLYLHQDSRLTIIHRDLKASNVLLDAEMNPKISDFGMARIFGGNEQQVNTVRVVGTYGYMSPEYAMEGSFSVKSDTYSFGVLLLEIVSGLKISSSHLVMDFPSLIAYAWSLWKDGNARELVDSSITEICPLHEVLRCIQLGLLCVQDDPSARPLMSSTVFMLENETAPLPTPKEPVYFRHRKYEVEDQRHDYDLEMSLNGMTMTMEEGR